The Temnothorax longispinosus isolate EJ_2023e unplaced genomic scaffold, Tlon_JGU_v1 HiC_scaffold_19, whole genome shotgun sequence genome has a segment encoding these proteins:
- the LOC139823807 gene encoding uncharacterized protein isoform X3: MSSNSFVIITVYAMTCNVKGCGNYLAKTRKIEGNKIKYFSFPKDPALCNKWRQACGKENISPKNARICSKHFADEAFTKPLQEHLLGYSPTRTRKIHPDAIPTLHLHAVPPLTSNENVLAETMPLPVSNEVSMDVEQTPASSSTEEQTPASSSTEAIMLQIRRLEAQVAALKKTIDKTQTKPKDDKELMEQKMTELLGKMFSPGQIRMILNPSLRKIKWSSEDIARAISLRCVSPKAYRYMKNVLQMPLPGLSTLRRCTASSQADKESFSGSRVYLEG; this comes from the exons ATGTCGAGTAATTCGTTTGTGATTATTACAGTGTACGCAATGACGTGTAATGTGAAAGGGTGTGGGAACTATCTGGCAAAGACCAGAAAGAtcgaaggaaataaaataaaatatttttccttccCAAAGGACCCAGCACTGTGTAATAAGTGGCGTCAAGCAtgcggaaaagaaaatatttcaccaAAAAATG CTAGGATATGTTCGAAGCATTTTGCTGATGAAGCTTTTACGAAGCCCTTACAAGAACATCTACTAGGTTATTCACCTACACGAACTAGGAAGATACATCCTGATGCTATCCCGACGTTGCATCTCCATGCAGTACCTCCACTAACATCAAACGAAAATGTGTTAGCTGAAACAATGCCTTTGCCTGTATCAAATGAAGTTTCGATGGATGTTGAACAGACACCAGCATCGTCC AGTACAGAAGAACAGACACCAGCATCGTCCAGTACAGAAGCTATCATGTTACAAAT ACGTCGTCTAGAAGCCCAGGTAGCCGCACTGAAAAAAACAATAGACAAAACACAAACAAAACCAAAAGACGATAAAGAACTCATGGAACAAAAAATGACGGAGTTATTGGGAAAAATGTTTAGTCCAGGACAAATACGGATGATATTGAATCCTTCATTGCGGAAAATAAAGTGGTCTTCTGAAGATATCGCACGTGCTATATCCTTGCGATGTGTCAGCCCAAAGGCATATCGTTATATGAAGAATGTTTTGCAAATGCCACTTCCAGGCCTTTCAACACTAAGAAG ATGCACCGCATCTTCTCAAGCTGATAAGGAATCATTTTCTGGATCAAGGGTTTATTTGGAAGggtaa
- the LOC139823807 gene encoding uncharacterized protein isoform X1: protein MSSNSFVIITVYAMTCNVKGCGNYLAKTRKIEGNKIKYFSFPKDPALCNKWRQACGKENISPKNARICSKHFADEAFTKPLQEHLLGYSPTRTRKIHPDAIPTLHLHAVPPLTSNENVLAETMPLPVSNEVSMDVEQTPASSSIEEQTPASSSTEEQTAASSSTEEQTPASSSTEEQTAASSSTEEQTPASSSTEAIMLQIRRLEAQVAALKKTIDKTQTKPKDDKELMEQKMTELLGKMFSPGQIRMILNPSLRKIKWSSEDIARAISLRCVSPKAYRYMKNVLQMPLPGLSTLRRCTASSQADKESFSGSRVYLEG from the exons ATGTCGAGTAATTCGTTTGTGATTATTACAGTGTACGCAATGACGTGTAATGTGAAAGGGTGTGGGAACTATCTGGCAAAGACCAGAAAGAtcgaaggaaataaaataaaatatttttccttccCAAAGGACCCAGCACTGTGTAATAAGTGGCGTCAAGCAtgcggaaaagaaaatatttcaccaAAAAATG CTAGGATATGTTCGAAGCATTTTGCTGATGAAGCTTTTACGAAGCCCTTACAAGAACATCTACTAGGTTATTCACCTACACGAACTAGGAAGATACATCCTGATGCTATCCCGACGTTGCATCTCCATGCAGTACCTCCACTAACATCAAACGAAAATGTGTTAGCTGAAACAATGCCTTTGCCTGTATCAAATGAAGTTTCGATGGATGTTGAACAGACACCAGCATCGTCCAGTATAGAAGAACAGACACCAGCATCGTCCAGTACAGAAGAACAGACAGCAGCATCGTCCAGTACAGAAGAACAGACACCAGCATCGTCCAGTACAGAAGAACAGACAGCAGCATCGTCTAGTACAGAAGAACAGACACCAGCATCGTCCAGTACAGAAGCTATCATGTTACAAAT ACGTCGTCTAGAAGCCCAGGTAGCCGCACTGAAAAAAACAATAGACAAAACACAAACAAAACCAAAAGACGATAAAGAACTCATGGAACAAAAAATGACGGAGTTATTGGGAAAAATGTTTAGTCCAGGACAAATACGGATGATATTGAATCCTTCATTGCGGAAAATAAAGTGGTCTTCTGAAGATATCGCACGTGCTATATCCTTGCGATGTGTCAGCCCAAAGGCATATCGTTATATGAAGAATGTTTTGCAAATGCCACTTCCAGGCCTTTCAACACTAAGAAG ATGCACCGCATCTTCTCAAGCTGATAAGGAATCATTTTCTGGATCAAGGGTTTATTTGGAAGggtaa
- the LOC139823807 gene encoding uncharacterized protein isoform X2 has product MSSNSFVIITVYAMTCNVKGCGNYLAKTRKIEGNKIKYFSFPKDPALCNKWRQACGKENISPKNARICSKHFADEAFTKPLQEHLLGYSPTRTRKIHPDAIPTLHLHAVPPLTSNENVLAETMPLPVSNEVSMDVEQTPASSSIEEQTPASSSTEEQTAASSSTEEQTPASSSTEEQTAASSSTEEQTPASSSTEAIMLQIRRLEAQVAALKKTIDKTQTKPKDDKELMEQKMTELLGKMFSPGQIRMILNPSLRKIKWSSEDIARAISLRCVSPKAYRYMKNVLQMPLPGLSTLRRRFKNEL; this is encoded by the exons ATGTCGAGTAATTCGTTTGTGATTATTACAGTGTACGCAATGACGTGTAATGTGAAAGGGTGTGGGAACTATCTGGCAAAGACCAGAAAGAtcgaaggaaataaaataaaatatttttccttccCAAAGGACCCAGCACTGTGTAATAAGTGGCGTCAAGCAtgcggaaaagaaaatatttcaccaAAAAATG CTAGGATATGTTCGAAGCATTTTGCTGATGAAGCTTTTACGAAGCCCTTACAAGAACATCTACTAGGTTATTCACCTACACGAACTAGGAAGATACATCCTGATGCTATCCCGACGTTGCATCTCCATGCAGTACCTCCACTAACATCAAACGAAAATGTGTTAGCTGAAACAATGCCTTTGCCTGTATCAAATGAAGTTTCGATGGATGTTGAACAGACACCAGCATCGTCCAGTATAGAAGAACAGACACCAGCATCGTCCAGTACAGAAGAACAGACAGCAGCATCGTCCAGTACAGAAGAACAGACACCAGCATCGTCCAGTACAGAAGAACAGACAGCAGCATCGTCTAGTACAGAAGAACAGACACCAGCATCGTCCAGTACAGAAGCTATCATGTTACAAAT ACGTCGTCTAGAAGCCCAGGTAGCCGCACTGAAAAAAACAATAGACAAAACACAAACAAAACCAAAAGACGATAAAGAACTCATGGAACAAAAAATGACGGAGTTATTGGGAAAAATGTTTAGTCCAGGACAAATACGGATGATATTGAATCCTTCATTGCGGAAAATAAAGTGGTCTTCTGAAGATATCGCACGTGCTATATCCTTGCGATGTGTCAGCCCAAAGGCATATCGTTATATGAAGAATGTTTTGCAAATGCCACTTCCAGGCCTTTCAACACTAAGAAG GAGATTTAAAAACGAGCTATAA